From a single Candidatus Neptunochlamydia vexilliferae genomic region:
- a CDS encoding nicotinate phosphoribosyltransferase has protein sequence MIYKSSLALLTDLYELTMAYGYWKLGMMDREAVFTLFFRKRPFGGNYALAAGLETAIEFIKNFRFEKSDLDYLESLTSPNGEPLFEKGFLDYLSTFTFNCDIFAMPEGTPVFPYEPLILVRGPILQAQLLESALLNIVNFQTLIATKAARICASAEEDEVIEFGLRRAQGIDGAFSGTRATFVGGCQSTSNVIAGKYFGIPVKGTHAHSWIMAFDREEEAFDAYTDVLPDNCIYLVDTYDTVEGVKKAIKVAQKKKTKMLGVRLDSGDLAQLSIKIRKLLDDAGFEDAKIMASNELDELIIRDLKQQGAKINVWGVGTNLITATDQPALDGVYKLAAIQNEKGEWVYKLKISEQLVKTTNPGILQVRRFYDREKKALCDMLYDMEMGCEKNLELIDPLDPTRRKQIDSGEGRDLLIPIFKRGKQVYTSPSLQEIQANTKKELETLDPHYRRFLNPHIYFVGLEKGVYDLKMRLIDDIKGHP, from the coding sequence ATGATTTATAAATCTTCCCTTGCCCTTTTAACCGACCTCTACGAACTGACAATGGCTTATGGGTATTGGAAGCTGGGGATGATGGATCGAGAAGCGGTCTTTACTCTCTTTTTTCGTAAACGTCCCTTTGGAGGCAATTATGCTCTAGCAGCTGGCCTTGAAACAGCAATCGAATTTATCAAAAACTTTCGGTTTGAAAAGTCAGACCTTGACTATCTAGAAAGCTTAACATCTCCGAATGGAGAGCCCCTTTTTGAAAAAGGATTTCTCGACTATCTCAGCACCTTCACCTTTAACTGCGACATCTTTGCGATGCCCGAAGGGACCCCCGTTTTCCCCTATGAGCCACTCATCCTTGTCCGCGGACCCATTTTGCAGGCGCAGCTTCTCGAAAGCGCCCTTCTTAACATCGTCAACTTCCAGACTCTCATCGCCACCAAAGCAGCCCGGATCTGCGCTTCAGCAGAAGAGGATGAGGTGATCGAGTTTGGCCTCCGCCGCGCCCAAGGAATTGATGGAGCTTTCTCAGGAACGCGGGCCACCTTTGTCGGAGGGTGTCAGTCGACATCCAACGTTATTGCCGGGAAATATTTTGGGATTCCGGTGAAGGGGACCCACGCCCATAGTTGGATCATGGCCTTTGATAGAGAGGAAGAGGCCTTTGATGCCTATACCGATGTCCTCCCCGATAACTGCATCTATCTTGTCGATACCTATGACACCGTGGAAGGGGTCAAAAAAGCGATTAAAGTGGCCCAAAAAAAGAAGACCAAGATGCTGGGTGTTCGCCTGGATTCAGGCGATTTGGCGCAGTTGAGCATCAAGATCCGCAAACTCCTCGATGATGCGGGCTTTGAAGATGCCAAAATTATGGCGAGCAACGAGCTCGATGAGCTCATCATCCGCGATCTCAAACAGCAAGGGGCAAAGATCAATGTTTGGGGAGTGGGGACCAACCTGATCACTGCCACAGATCAGCCCGCTCTCGATGGCGTGTATAAACTTGCCGCTATCCAAAATGAGAAAGGGGAGTGGGTCTACAAGCTCAAAATTTCAGAGCAGCTTGTCAAGACAACCAATCCGGGGATTTTGCAGGTCCGCCGCTTTTATGATCGAGAGAAAAAAGCCCTTTGTGATATGCTCTACGACATGGAAATGGGCTGCGAAAAAAACTTAGAGCTGATCGATCCCCTTGATCCCACAAGACGGAAGCAAATCGATAGTGGGGAAGGGCGCGATCTTCTCATCCCTATTTTTAAGCGGGGGAAACAGGTCTACACCTCCCCCTCTTTACAAGAGATCCAAGCCAACACCAAAAAAGAGCTCGAGACCCTTGACCCTCACTACCGCCGGTTCCTCAACCCCCACATCTACTTTGTCGGCCTTGAAAAGGGGGTTTACGATCTTAAAATGCGCCTTATAGACGACATCAAAGGGCATCCATGA
- a CDS encoding isochorismatase family protein — translation MTRVLIIVDLQYDFMPGGALAVPEGDRVVPIINRLVGKFDYTIASQDWHPEGHISFGQWPVHCVAKTHGAALVKELKRDHIDRYFHKGTDLKVDSYSVFFDNDKKTKSGLDDFLQEKGVTELYIVGLATDYCVKFTVLDALELGYEVTVLKDGCRAVHDEKGALEEMEKAGAKIITSKEVS, via the coding sequence ATGACACGGGTCCTTATCATTGTTGACCTTCAATATGACTTTATGCCGGGGGGAGCCCTTGCCGTTCCCGAAGGAGATCGGGTGGTTCCCATTATTAACCGCTTAGTGGGGAAGTTTGACTATACCATTGCTTCCCAAGACTGGCACCCAGAAGGGCATATCAGTTTTGGGCAGTGGCCCGTCCACTGCGTGGCAAAAACTCATGGAGCCGCTCTTGTCAAAGAGCTCAAGCGAGATCACATCGACCGTTACTTCCATAAGGGAACTGATCTCAAAGTCGATAGCTACAGCGTCTTTTTTGATAATGATAAAAAAACAAAAAGTGGCCTCGACGATTTTCTCCAAGAAAAAGGGGTGACCGAGCTCTATATCGTGGGCCTTGCCACCGACTACTGCGTCAAGTTTACCGTTCTCGATGCCCTTGAGCTGGGCTACGAGGTGACAGTACTTAAAGATGGCTGCCGCGCCGTCCATGATGAAAAGGGGGCT